One Gossypium arboreum isolate Shixiya-1 unplaced genomic scaffold, ASM2569848v2 Contig00688, whole genome shotgun sequence genomic region harbors:
- the LOC108471900 gene encoding putative disease resistance RPP13-like protein 1 yields MFVIGEVVLSVFLELLGGKLLDSALNFVTDHKQLHPQMKQWQSILLDIQAVLGDAAEKQIKNEGVKKWLEDLQDLAYNLDDILDQFSYEQLRLKLQKTQGQASTSKVFLQGLYLALVDIRPLGSHIAVYKNSIVNGRIPQCQLPDIHIFYFSKYGCLPILYNLTTQRSSLGLSDILSQALTSKGKQPKLQPTSVLDGVVEYVGRHKEKTDLIELLNGNNSNGVSVLSIVGMGGMGKTTLAHLVYNDATINESFDLFKEIGEKIIRRCNGLPLAVKAIGSLLRIVKYHGEWERIYESEIWNLPEEQCGIIPALRLSYHHLPSYLKRCFAYCSILPKDNEFEEEEMILLWRAEEGDRQQKFSNRTRHSSYIAGVYDTVKKFEAFDQVKSLRTFLPSQLSRDRKLYLTNVVLVDFLPKLGYLRVLSLSGYAITELPDVFHASKFTSKMENLVNLHYLDIRGAHSIKRIPFRIDKLTNLQRLTDFIIGEGDGCHIRDLKYLSNLKGDFRLSGLENVNGKDAGKPNPSFKNMLSLELHDCKNCESLPSIGRLLLLKDLSISGLDQVHKIGAELFGENQSNAFAALESLRFGNMLNWEEGPMLPAILQSLQKLEIFECKRLLVSISSFPLLCELRVNGCELVDEGSLSVQRVTSLKYVSRSYISKFNISAERIMLRSANSETFNIYGWKELGSLSQNGLSIVGHRFITFRNCPQLVSLETEEERFQLDKIPGVESLDIRACERHNRLPKVLHAFPLITRIELEECPGLVCFAESNFPPALKELRIVSCVNLLYLVEEKENNNKSMSSSTCLLERLVMSSSTCLLERLEIRDCPSLIWLSSRADICNRLQHLDISNCSEFGSLFLNAKLPVMLKHLEIWFCPVLECIAQDFLETTDLESVTIRGAEKLKSLQRGFDKLSHLQEIRLATCPNLVPFEESGLPTTNLRVLMIFDCENFGAFPSASTTSPPFEN; encoded by the exons ATGTTTGTCATTGGAGAGGTTGTTCTGTCTGTGTTTTTGGAGCTTTTGGGGGGCAAGTTGCTCGACTCTGCGCTCAACTTTGTCACTGATCATAAGCAACTCCACCCCCAAATGAAGCAGTGGCAGTCCATATTACTCGATATCCAAGCAGTGTTGGGCGATGCAGCGGAGAAGCAGATCAAGAACGAGGGTGTGAAAAAATGGTTGGAGGATCTCCAGGACTTGGCTTACAATTTGGATGACATCTTGGACCAGTTTTCTTATGAACAGTTACGTCTCAAACTCCAAAAGACTCAAGGTCAAGCCAGCACTAGCAAG gtttttcttcaagggctatatctagctcttgTTGACATAAGACCTTTAGGATCTCACATTGCTGTATACAAGAATAGTATCGTAAATGGTCGTATTCCCCAA TGCCAACTTCCTGACATCCATATCTTTTACTTTTCAAAGTATGGATGTTTGccaatactttataatttgacTACTCAAAGAAGTAGTTTGGGGTTGAGTGACATCTTGTCTCAAGCTCTAACCTCCAAGGGAAAGCAACCCAAGCTGCAACCAACTTCCGTACTGGATGGAGTTGTGGAGTATGTTGGTAGACACAAGGAGAAGACAGACTTGATTGAGTTGCTCAATGGTAATAACTCCAATGGAGTTTCAGTCCTTTCCATCGTCGGCATGGGAGGGATGGGTAAAACAACTCTTGCTCATCTTGTTTACAATGATGCCACAATCAATGAGTCTTTTGATCTC TTCAAAGAAATTGGAGAGAAAATTATTAGAAGGTGCAATGGCTTACCTTTGGCTGTAAAAGCTATTGGAAGCTTGCTACGCATAGTTAAATATCACGGAGAATGGGAAAGAATATATGAGAGTGAGATATGGAACTTACCAGAAGAGCAGTGTGGCATAATTCCAGCTTTGCGATTAAGCTACCATCATCTTCCGTCATACTTGAAACGATGTTTTGCATATTGCTCCATACTTCCTAAAGATAATgaatttgaagaagaagaaatgatcTTGTTATGGAGAGCAGAAG AGGGTGATAGGCAACAGAAGTTCTCAAATCGCACTCGACATTCGTCTTATATTGCTGGTGTATATGACACGGTGAAGAAGTTCGAAGCATTTGATCAAGTGAAATCATTACGTACTTTCCTACCTTCACAATTGTCACGTGATCGGAAGCTTTATTTAACTAATGTTGTTTTGGTTGATTTTTTGCCAAAACTTGGCTACCTAAGGGTGCTTTCTTTGAGTGGGTATGCCATCACTGAGTTGCCTGAT GTGTTCCATGCTTCAAAGTTTACTTCAAAGATGGAAAATCTTGTCAACTTGCATTATCTTGATATTAGAGGTGCGCACTCAATAAAAAGGATTCCTTTTAGAATTGATAAGCTAACGAATCTTCAAAGGTTAACTGATTTTATTATAGGGGAAGGTGATGGTTGTCATATTAGAGATTTGAAATATTTGTCAAACCTCAAAGGTGATTTCCGTCTTTCTGGGTTGGAGAATGTTAATGGTAAAGATGCAGGGAAGCCAA ATCCTTCCTTCAAGAATATGTTGTCATTGGAGCTTCACGACTGTAAAAATTGCGAATCTCTACCATCGATTGGAAGGTTGTTGTTGTTAAAAGATCTTTCAATTAGTGGCCTGGATCAAGTACATAAGATTGGTGCTGAGTTGTTTGGAGAAAATCAATCAAATGCTTTTGCAGCATTAGAGTCTCTGCGTTTTGGCAATATGCTAAATTGGGAGGAGGGACCTAT GTTGCCAGCTATCCTTCAATCCTTGCAGAAACTTGAAATCTTTGAGTGTAAGAGACTGCTAGTTTCAATTTCAAGTTTTCCCTTGCTGTGTGAATTAAGGGTTAATGGGTGTGAATTGGTGGATGAAGGTTCTTTGTCTGTACAGAGGGTTACCTCTTTGAAATATGTGTCTCGTTCATATATTTCAAAGTTTAATATTTCAGCAGAGAGGATAATGTTGAGATCTGCAAACTCTGAAACATTCAACATCTATGGTTGGAAGGAGTTGGGCTCTTTATCGCAAAATGGGTTAAGCATAGTTGGGCATCGTTTCATCACGTTTCGGAATTGTCCCCAGTTGGTCTCTTTGGAAACAGAGGAGGAGAGATTTCAACTTGACAAGATTCCAGGTGTTGAATCTCTAGACATAAGGGCTTGTGAAAGGCACAATAGACTACCAAAAGTCTTACATGCTTTCCCATTGATTACGAGAATAGAACTTGAAGAGTGTCCAGGCTTGGTTTGTTTTGCAGAGAGTAACTTCCCTCCTGCTTTAAAAGAGCTGAGGATTGTGAGTTGCGTGAATTTGCTATATTTGgttgaggaaaaagaaaataataataagagtaTGAGTAGCAGCACTTGTCTTCTTGAGCGCTTAGTTATGAGTAGCAGCACTTGTCTTCTTGAGCGCTTAGAAATAAGGGATTGTCCATCTTTAATATGGTTATCATCAAGGGCCGATATATGCAATCGGCTTCAACATCTCGATATTAGTAATTGTTCAGAGTTTGGTAGCTTATTTTTAAATGCCAAGTTACCCGTAATGCTTAAACATCTCGAAATTTGGTTTTGTCCAGTGTTGGAATGCATAGCCCAAGACTTCCTTGAAACCACTGATCTCGAAAGCGTTACAATTAGGGGTGCTGAAAAACTGAAATCATTACAGCGGGGATTTGACAAGCTCAGCCATCTTCAGGAGATTCGATTAGCTACGTGTCCAAATCTGGTTCCATTTGAAGAAAGTGGGTTGCCCACCACAAATCTCAGAGTACTCATGATTTTCGATTGTGAAAATTTTGGAGCCTTCCCAAGTGCATCAACAACTTCACCTCCCTTCGAGAATTAG